The following are encoded in a window of Brevibacillus ruminantium genomic DNA:
- a CDS encoding DUF1641 domain-containing protein produces MSEQAVVTKESVTRESLDVLDQLMKPEVQESLTILVDNLPKLAEMVTMLTKTYDVVNGLANDQVFVEDLKGGVQEFVKPIQEKAMGIASAAMEANERSQEETATIGLFGILKMLKDPQVQKTLRFAQAFLDVLGERQAARKPE; encoded by the coding sequence ATGTCTGAACAAGCGGTAGTTACGAAGGAGTCAGTCACACGTGAATCGCTGGATGTGCTGGACCAGCTGATGAAGCCCGAAGTACAAGAGTCGCTCACCATTCTGGTTGACAACTTGCCGAAGCTGGCGGAAATGGTGACCATGCTTACCAAAACGTATGATGTGGTAAATGGTTTGGCGAATGATCAGGTATTTGTGGAAGATCTCAAAGGCGGCGTCCAAGAGTTTGTGAAGCCGATTCAAGAAAAAGCAATGGGCATCGCTTCGGCAGCAATGGAGGCCAACGAGCGTTCCCAGGAAGAAACCGCAACGATCGGGTTGTTCGGCATTCTGAAAATGCTGAAAGATCCACAAGTGCAAAAAACACTCCGTTTTGCACAGGCATTCCTGGATGTATTGGGCGAGCGCCAAGCTGCGCGCAAACCAGAATAG
- a CDS encoding NAD(P)/FAD-dependent oxidoreductase: protein MSKHILILGGGYGGLLSALTARKYMTPEEATITVVNRYPTHQIITELHRLAVGNLKENNVALSLEKLFKGKEIDLRIDTVESILPEEKRVTLTSGHSYSYDVLVIALGSETAFFGIPGLQENSFTLKSVQDANKIRAHVEERIEAYSKTRDKADATIVVGGGGLTGIELVGEFADMLPELCRSKGVDFQEISLYTVEAGPNILAGFAPDHVERARTSLAKRGVQFLTGVAITEVNGKTVHLKDGQTIETSTLVWTGGVQGNPLVAASGIEVNRGRATVNEFLQSTSHPDIFLAGDSAVVFPKDSERPYPPTAQLAWQMGEAIGYNIFASLKGSAMQEFNPVFSGTLASLGRKDAIATLGASQTRIKGLPASLMKEASHVRYLTHINGLFSLIH, encoded by the coding sequence ATGTCAAAACATATTCTAATCTTGGGCGGCGGCTACGGTGGATTGCTCAGCGCCTTGACAGCCAGAAAATACATGACGCCCGAGGAAGCAACCATCACCGTTGTCAATCGTTATCCTACTCACCAAATCATTACCGAGCTGCACCGTTTGGCTGTCGGCAACCTGAAGGAAAACAACGTGGCGCTCTCTCTGGAGAAGCTGTTTAAAGGAAAAGAAATCGATCTGCGCATCGATACGGTTGAATCCATTCTGCCTGAGGAAAAGCGCGTCACATTGACCAGCGGCCACTCCTATTCCTACGATGTGCTGGTCATCGCACTGGGCAGTGAAACCGCCTTCTTTGGTATTCCGGGGCTGCAAGAGAACAGCTTTACACTGAAATCCGTACAGGATGCCAACAAGATTCGGGCGCACGTCGAAGAGCGCATCGAAGCGTACAGCAAGACCAGGGATAAAGCGGATGCCACCATTGTGGTCGGCGGCGGCGGTTTGACTGGTATTGAGCTGGTTGGCGAATTTGCGGACATGCTTCCGGAGTTGTGCCGCAGCAAAGGAGTGGACTTCCAGGAAATCTCCCTCTACACCGTTGAGGCGGGACCGAATATCCTGGCAGGCTTTGCTCCTGACCATGTAGAGCGGGCGAGAACCAGCCTGGCAAAACGCGGTGTGCAGTTCCTGACGGGTGTCGCAATTACCGAGGTAAATGGAAAAACCGTTCATCTGAAGGACGGTCAAACCATTGAAACCAGCACGCTTGTCTGGACCGGCGGCGTACAGGGCAATCCGCTTGTCGCGGCTTCCGGCATCGAAGTGAACCGTGGACGCGCAACTGTCAACGAGTTCCTGCAATCTACTTCTCACCCTGATATCTTCCTGGCAGGCGACAGCGCCGTTGTCTTCCCCAAAGATTCAGAGCGTCCATACCCGCCGACGGCCCAGCTGGCCTGGCAAATGGGAGAGGCGATTGGCTACAACATTTTTGCCAGCCTGAAAGGCTCCGCCATGCAAGAATTTAACCCTGTGTTTTCCGGAACTCTGGCCAGCTTGGGAAGAAAAGATGCGATTGCAACACTTGGCGCGAGTCAAACCCGCATCAAAGGGCTTCCTGCCTCACTGATGAAAGAAGCAAGCCATGTGCGATACCTGACTCACATCAACGGCTTGTTCTCCTTGATTCACTAG
- a CDS encoding sigma-54 interaction domain-containing protein, with translation MSSLWEIKNTAQDIAEAITAAIGIEVEIIDDQLMIVAGTGRYTEKIGQREEEGNIDSGYIYSHILKTGEEYVVEDARHDEFYHACENELAEVCCPITSGNRIIGLIGLVAFTEAQRVLLLESQRELMIFLRRMAYLLSSKVSETKMSNELKSIIETIHHGIIAVDRQGFITLCNETAEKLIGLGRTRLLGLRLISIWPDSPVMEVISTGVGYKDREEMYRGHSHAASAMHFFTTVTPILSHQLPPDSQVVGAVISFRDAADVRKLVYEITEKEEHSSLQEIIGRSEQIQEVKVYAEKVSQSNSTILITGESGTGKGLLAKAIHFTSPRKHKPLITVNCGAIPDTLLESELFGYEAGAFTGASKSGKVGKFELAQEGTIFLDEIGDMPLHLQVKLLHVLQHREIERVGGTRVIPVDVRVIAATSRNLEKMMQEGEFREDLYFRLSVIPIRIPSLFERKEDIPLLLHHALEKYRRLIGKEIRGFEQETMELLLNYHWPGNIRELENAVEYAVNMETESAITPGSIPERILKLHRQKLTNATLKTQLNVFEKQIIERYLREMGSSVESKIRIARRLGISESTLYRRIRELGIHEKPPAPFVKNDK, from the coding sequence ATGTCCAGTTTATGGGAAATCAAAAATACGGCGCAGGATATTGCGGAAGCGATCACGGCGGCGATTGGCATTGAGGTGGAGATCATCGACGATCAACTGATGATCGTTGCCGGGACGGGGCGGTATACGGAGAAGATTGGCCAAAGGGAAGAGGAAGGGAATATTGATTCCGGCTACATTTACAGCCATATCCTGAAAACAGGCGAAGAGTACGTGGTAGAGGATGCCCGGCATGACGAGTTCTATCACGCCTGTGAAAATGAGCTGGCCGAGGTGTGCTGCCCGATTACGTCCGGAAACCGCATTATCGGCTTGATCGGGCTGGTCGCGTTTACGGAAGCGCAAAGGGTCCTGCTGCTGGAGAGTCAGCGGGAGCTGATGATTTTTCTGCGCAGAATGGCATATCTGCTCTCCAGCAAAGTCTCGGAAACGAAGATGTCCAATGAATTGAAAAGTATTATTGAAACCATTCATCACGGCATTATTGCAGTGGATCGGCAGGGCTTTATCACCCTTTGCAATGAAACGGCTGAAAAGCTGATCGGGCTGGGAAGAACCCGTCTTCTCGGACTGCGGTTAATCTCCATCTGGCCGGACTCTCCGGTCATGGAGGTGATCTCCACGGGAGTGGGGTATAAGGATCGGGAGGAGATGTACCGGGGGCACTCCCATGCAGCTTCGGCAATGCATTTTTTCACCACGGTCACGCCCATCTTAAGTCACCAGCTCCCGCCGGACAGTCAGGTGGTGGGAGCGGTCATTTCCTTTCGCGATGCGGCCGATGTGCGCAAGTTGGTCTACGAGATTACGGAAAAAGAGGAGCATTCCTCCCTGCAGGAGATCATCGGCCGCAGCGAGCAGATTCAGGAGGTAAAGGTATACGCCGAAAAGGTTTCCCAAAGCAATTCCACCATCCTGATCACCGGGGAAAGCGGCACCGGGAAAGGTCTGCTCGCAAAAGCGATCCATTTTACCAGTCCGCGAAAACACAAGCCGTTGATCACGGTGAATTGCGGCGCGATTCCCGATACGCTGCTGGAAAGTGAACTGTTCGGGTATGAAGCTGGTGCGTTTACGGGAGCCAGCAAGTCGGGAAAAGTGGGCAAATTTGAGCTTGCACAGGAAGGGACGATCTTCCTCGATGAGATCGGAGATATGCCGCTCCATCTGCAGGTAAAGCTGCTGCATGTGCTGCAGCACCGCGAAATTGAACGGGTTGGCGGAACACGGGTGATCCCGGTTGATGTGAGAGTGATCGCTGCGACGAGCCGAAATCTGGAAAAGATGATGCAGGAAGGCGAGTTCCGAGAGGATTTGTATTTTCGCCTGAGTGTGATCCCGATTCGGATTCCGTCGCTGTTTGAGCGAAAAGAAGATATTCCGCTGCTGCTCCATCATGCGCTGGAGAAGTATCGGCGGTTGATCGGAAAAGAGATTCGCGGGTTTGAACAAGAAACCATGGAGCTGCTTCTGAATTACCACTGGCCAGGAAATATCAGAGAGCTGGAGAATGCCGTCGAGTACGCCGTCAACATGGAAACGGAGTCGGCCATCACGCCAGGGAGCATCCCGGAACGCATCTTGAAGCTGCATCGGCAGAAGCTCACCAATGCAACGCTGAAAACCCAGCTCAACGTTTTTGAAAAGCAGATTATCGAGAGGTACTTAAGAGAGATGGGGTCCAGCGTGGAAAGCAAAATACGGATTGCACGCCGCCTCGGCATCAGCGAATCGACGCTGTATCGCAGAATCCGCGAGTTGGGTATCCATGAAAAGCCGCCTGCTCCATTTGTCAAAAATGATAAATGA
- a CDS encoding aspartate aminotransferase family protein translates to MVIDRPRVKEKLEKELKLFEEKHPRSKALFERAKANFIDGVPMNWMVKWAGSYPIFVDRGEGAYFTDVDGNRFIDFCLGDTGSMTGHAPEGAVPAIVERIKNGVTFMLPTEDAIWVGEALTKRFGLPYWQVAISATDANRFSLRLARHITKRKYVLVFNYSYHGTVDEAFITLKDGVAESRSGNIGPQVDPTQTTKVIEFNDIEALEKALAPGDVACVLAEPAMTNIGIIHPEPGYLEALREMTRRTGTLLIYDETHTMCAGPGGYTGAYGLKPDMLTVGKAIGGGIPTAVYGFSEEVAKRMRGLISLEDSDTGGIGGTLAGNALSMAAMRATLENVLTEEAFERNIALAKRFAEGVESVIEEKRLPWIVKRLGCRTEYWFRETPPRNGGEAAAAVDFELDRYMHLYALNRGILMTPFHNMALISSQTAVEDVDYHTEVFRQSVESLLE, encoded by the coding sequence ATGGTTATTGACCGACCGCGCGTGAAGGAAAAACTGGAAAAAGAACTGAAGCTGTTTGAAGAAAAACACCCGCGCTCCAAAGCTCTGTTTGAACGGGCCAAAGCCAACTTCATCGATGGGGTCCCGATGAACTGGATGGTGAAGTGGGCAGGCAGCTATCCGATCTTTGTGGATAGGGGAGAAGGCGCTTATTTTACAGACGTGGACGGAAACCGGTTTATCGATTTCTGTCTGGGAGATACCGGATCGATGACCGGCCATGCACCGGAGGGTGCTGTTCCAGCGATTGTAGAGCGGATCAAAAACGGCGTCACCTTTATGCTGCCTACCGAGGATGCGATCTGGGTCGGGGAGGCATTGACCAAGCGCTTCGGACTGCCCTATTGGCAGGTGGCGATCTCTGCCACAGACGCCAACCGCTTTTCGCTGAGGCTCGCCCGTCACATCACCAAGCGCAAATACGTGCTGGTCTTTAATTACAGCTATCATGGCACCGTGGATGAAGCCTTTATCACCTTGAAAGACGGTGTGGCCGAAAGCCGCAGCGGCAATATCGGTCCCCAGGTAGACCCGACGCAGACAACCAAGGTGATCGAATTTAACGATATCGAGGCCCTGGAAAAAGCACTCGCTCCTGGAGATGTTGCGTGTGTACTGGCCGAGCCGGCGATGACCAACATCGGCATAATTCACCCGGAGCCGGGGTATCTGGAAGCATTGCGGGAAATGACCCGCCGCACAGGCACCTTGCTGATCTATGATGAAACACATACGATGTGTGCCGGACCGGGGGGCTACACCGGCGCGTATGGCCTGAAGCCGGATATGCTGACAGTGGGCAAGGCGATCGGCGGAGGAATCCCCACGGCGGTGTACGGCTTCAGTGAAGAGGTGGCAAAAAGAATGCGCGGGCTGATCTCGCTGGAGGATTCGGATACAGGCGGCATCGGTGGCACACTGGCGGGCAATGCCCTTTCCATGGCGGCCATGAGAGCGACATTGGAAAATGTGCTGACAGAAGAGGCCTTTGAGCGCAACATCGCCCTTGCCAAACGGTTTGCGGAAGGGGTGGAATCGGTTATTGAGGAAAAGCGACTGCCCTGGATTGTGAAGCGGCTCGGCTGCCGAACCGAGTACTGGTTCCGCGAAACACCGCCGCGCAATGGCGGAGAAGCTGCTGCCGCTGTCGACTTTGAGCTGGATCGCTACATGCATCTGTATGCGTTGAACCGCGGAATTCTGATGACGCCGTTTCACAACATGGCCCTCATCTCCTCGCAGACAGCGGTGGAGGATGTGGATTACCATACGGAAGTGTTCCGGCAAAGTGTAGAATCTTTGCTCGAATAA
- the nhaC gene encoding Na+/H+ antiporter NhaC encodes MEVAEGKKIPSVWVALIPILFMILSLLIGIFALELDPHIPLLASAIVATIVGLCLGYSWKDIEKGFLKTITLPLQAIVILMVIGALIGSWTAGGIVPTMIYYGLEILSPTYFLVAACAICMLVSVASGNAWTSAGTIGIAIMGMAEGFGINTALAAGAVVSGCYFGDKVSPLSEMTNLASGVTGVDLFEHIKHLMYTTVPAIGIALILYTIIGFNLTQSPGSIDQVAVLQGQLRELFVITPWILLVPLCVIIMLVFKMPAIPGLMIGSVLGTICGIVVQGIPLKQALNTLYYGHTADTGIEVIDSLLNNGGIESMFWTIALIMIAMTYGGILETTRILESLVNSILKLVKTTGHLITTTVGTSVITNILACDAYLAMIFPARMYASEYKKRGLHMKNLSRTVEDGGSVTSPLIPWNTCGAFMFATLGVHSLTYAPFAFFCFLSPIIAIIYGHFGWKIAYVDKTERARSESLGPEVKMESV; translated from the coding sequence ATGGAAGTTGCCGAAGGGAAGAAAATACCTTCTGTGTGGGTTGCTCTGATTCCGATTCTCTTTATGATCCTGTCCCTGCTCATCGGAATCTTCGCGCTGGAGCTTGACCCGCATATCCCGCTTTTGGCCAGTGCCATCGTCGCCACCATCGTCGGGCTGTGCCTGGGATATTCCTGGAAGGACATTGAAAAAGGATTTTTGAAAACGATTACATTGCCGCTGCAGGCCATTGTCATCCTGATGGTGATCGGTGCCTTGATCGGCTCGTGGACCGCGGGCGGGATCGTACCGACCATGATCTACTACGGCCTCGAAATTCTCTCGCCTACCTATTTTCTGGTGGCGGCTTGCGCCATCTGCATGCTGGTATCGGTCGCTTCCGGCAATGCCTGGACCTCAGCCGGGACGATCGGGATTGCGATTATGGGCATGGCCGAGGGATTTGGCATTAACACAGCGCTGGCAGCAGGGGCTGTCGTGTCTGGCTGTTATTTTGGCGACAAGGTATCCCCTCTGTCGGAGATGACCAATCTGGCTTCCGGTGTGACGGGTGTGGATCTGTTTGAGCATATCAAGCATTTGATGTATACGACCGTACCCGCGATTGGCATTGCCCTGATCTTGTATACCATTATCGGCTTCAATCTCACCCAATCACCGGGAAGCATCGATCAAGTGGCCGTTTTGCAAGGACAGCTTCGCGAGCTTTTTGTCATCACGCCGTGGATTTTGCTGGTCCCCCTTTGTGTCATTATCATGCTGGTCTTTAAAATGCCGGCGATTCCCGGCTTGATGATCGGATCGGTACTGGGCACCATCTGCGGCATTGTGGTGCAGGGCATCCCGCTGAAGCAGGCCTTGAACACCTTGTATTACGGTCATACCGCAGACACGGGGATCGAGGTGATCGACAGCCTGCTGAACAACGGCGGGATCGAATCGATGTTCTGGACCATTGCGCTGATTATGATCGCGATGACCTACGGGGGCATCCTGGAGACGACCCGAATCCTGGAAAGTCTCGTCAATTCGATCCTGAAGCTGGTCAAAACGACAGGCCATCTGATTACTACGACGGTAGGCACCAGCGTCATCACTAATATTCTCGCCTGCGATGCTTATCTGGCGATGATTTTTCCGGCGCGGATGTATGCCTCTGAATATAAAAAGCGAGGCTTGCACATGAAAAATCTCTCGCGTACGGTAGAGGATGGAGGCTCTGTTACGTCTCCGTTGATTCCCTGGAATACCTGCGGAGCGTTTATGTTTGCAACGCTTGGGGTTCACTCCCTGACGTATGCTCCTTTTGCCTTTTTCTGCTTCCTCAGTCCGATCATTGCGATTATTTATGGCCATTTTGGCTGGAAAATCGCGTATGTAGACAAAACGGAGCGGGCACGCAGCGAGTCGCTCGGCCCGGAAGTGAAGATGGAATCGGTCTAA
- a CDS encoding RNA polymerase sigma factor, translating to MEKKTMSLANSVMFFQHETQTDAKFFHEVFDCYHQRIYQYMRYRISNSSEAEELTSQVFEKVMQKIHTFRPERAPFEVWLFSIAHHTVNDFYRRQRRWQWSPLESIKEMVSSYIAPEEAVSKKAEESELIEAIYSLKERERRILSLKFVGELKNNEIAEIVGLSESNVGVILYRSLRQLRKILKERGGNHE from the coding sequence ATGGAAAAGAAAACAATGTCACTGGCAAACAGTGTGATGTTCTTTCAACATGAAACGCAGACGGACGCGAAGTTTTTTCATGAGGTTTTTGACTGCTATCACCAGCGCATCTATCAATATATGCGTTACCGGATTTCAAATTCGAGCGAAGCCGAAGAACTGACCAGTCAGGTTTTTGAAAAAGTCATGCAGAAGATTCATACGTTCCGTCCCGAACGCGCCCCCTTCGAGGTATGGCTTTTCTCGATTGCCCACCATACCGTGAATGACTTCTACCGCAGGCAAAGGCGCTGGCAGTGGTCTCCGCTTGAGAGCATAAAAGAAATGGTGTCCTCGTATATCGCCCCAGAAGAGGCTGTCTCGAAAAAAGCCGAAGAATCAGAGCTGATCGAAGCCATCTATTCACTAAAAGAACGCGAGCGAAGAATCCTTTCCCTCAAATTTGTCGGGGAGCTAAAAAACAATGAGATCGCCGAGATAGTAGGACTGTCAGAGAGCAATGTCGGTGTCATTCTTTATCGCTCACTGCGACAGCTGCGCAAAATCTTGAAAGAAAGGGGAGGAAACCATGAATAA
- a CDS encoding DUF4367 domain-containing protein, whose translation MNKDHPKQRFLQDVDQIIQGKQLQKSQDTSPEYDEIMELCSALREIDIPLDKETRERIRDKAGFRPQSNTDQSAREDMLMRKIFGSRFVAGKVAAVAIVAILGASMFSEPLRALAYNASLSISKIVQLGYSSVMQVDPTEESDTAQPTADHAENVKISTVDKTGQVETDISYISYASLAEAQNHVGFKLKGPAYLPAGYAFTQAKGFEGADEYMNLYFNDGSKREIVLFQRIMNEETAFGLATSDPVETVEINGVKGAWMESGTLMWEKDGVSYTLVCKGIGKEEAMKIAKSIE comes from the coding sequence ATGAATAAGGATCATCCGAAGCAGCGTTTTCTGCAGGACGTGGACCAGATTATACAGGGGAAACAGCTGCAAAAAAGTCAGGATACATCGCCAGAGTATGACGAGATCATGGAACTCTGTTCTGCTTTGCGCGAGATAGATATTCCTTTGGATAAAGAAACACGGGAGAGAATCAGGGACAAAGCGGGATTCCGTCCGCAAAGCAATACCGACCAATCTGCCAGGGAGGATATGTTGATGAGAAAAATCTTTGGAAGTCGTTTTGTTGCGGGTAAGGTCGCAGCGGTAGCGATCGTAGCGATTCTGGGAGCCTCAATGTTCTCAGAGCCTCTGCGGGCACTGGCTTACAACGCATCCCTTTCCATATCAAAAATCGTACAACTGGGATACTCCAGTGTCATGCAAGTAGACCCGACAGAAGAATCAGACACCGCTCAACCCACTGCAGATCATGCAGAGAATGTGAAAATATCAACCGTGGATAAAACAGGGCAGGTCGAAACCGACATCAGCTACATCAGCTACGCCAGCCTGGCAGAAGCCCAGAATCATGTGGGATTCAAGCTGAAAGGCCCCGCATACCTGCCGGCCGGATATGCTTTCACGCAGGCAAAGGGATTTGAAGGCGCAGATGAATATATGAACTTGTATTTTAACGACGGTTCAAAAAGAGAGATCGTACTTTTCCAAAGAATAATGAATGAAGAAACCGCATTCGGGTTGGCAACCTCTGATCCCGTCGAGACTGTGGAAATCAACGGTGTCAAAGGAGCCTGGATGGAATCCGGTACCTTGATGTGGGAGAAGGACGGTGTCAGCTATACGCTGGTTTGCAAAGGCATTGGAAAAGAGGAAGCGATGAAAATCGCCAAGTCAATAGAATAA
- a CDS encoding diaminopimelate dehydrogenase has translation MNKQIKIGIVGYGNLGKGTVAAIEQCPDMKLVAIFTRREPESIQVQDSAVKVLHISQAEEYISEIDVMILCGGSATDLPEQTPYFARLFNTVDSYDTHAKIPEYFQVVDNAAKQSGKTSIISVGWDPGLFSINRLMAEAILPNGENYTFWGKGLSQGHSDAVRRVEGVKAGVQYTVPMEEAIKRVRSGENPALATSEKHQRICYVVAEEGYDKEKIKQAIVTMPNYFADYHTEVHFISEEELRANHSKLPHGGFVIRGGKTGEDHSQVIEFSLKLDSNPEFTASVLVAYARAAYRMNQEGQAGAKTVFEVPPVYVSPKSAEELRKELL, from the coding sequence ATGAACAAACAGATTAAAATCGGCATTGTCGGTTACGGCAACCTGGGCAAGGGGACGGTTGCAGCGATTGAACAATGTCCAGATATGAAACTGGTTGCGATTTTCACGCGCAGAGAGCCGGAAAGCATCCAGGTACAGGATTCCGCTGTAAAAGTGCTCCATATTTCGCAGGCAGAGGAGTACATCAGCGAAATCGACGTGATGATTCTATGCGGTGGATCGGCTACCGATCTTCCCGAACAGACTCCCTATTTTGCAAGGCTGTTTAATACCGTAGACAGCTACGATACGCATGCAAAAATCCCTGAATATTTCCAAGTAGTGGACAATGCAGCCAAACAGAGCGGAAAGACCAGCATCATTTCTGTGGGCTGGGACCCGGGCTTGTTCTCGATTAACCGGTTGATGGCAGAAGCGATCCTGCCCAACGGCGAAAATTACACCTTCTGGGGGAAAGGGCTCAGCCAGGGACACTCAGACGCTGTTCGCAGAGTGGAGGGCGTAAAAGCGGGTGTCCAGTATACCGTACCGATGGAAGAAGCGATCAAACGGGTGAGAAGCGGGGAGAATCCGGCGCTTGCCACATCAGAGAAGCACCAGCGGATTTGCTACGTCGTGGCAGAGGAAGGCTATGACAAAGAGAAAATCAAACAAGCAATTGTCACGATGCCGAACTACTTCGCGGATTATCATACCGAGGTGCACTTTATCAGTGAAGAAGAATTGCGGGCGAATCACTCCAAGCTGCCGCATGGGGGCTTTGTCATTCGGGGCGGCAAAACGGGAGAAGACCACAGCCAAGTGATCGAATTCTCGCTGAAGCTGGACAGCAACCCGGAGTTTACCGCCAGCGTATTGGTTGCCTACGCGCGAGCGGCATACCGGATGAACCAGGAAGGTCAGGCAGGTGCGAAAACGGTCTTTGAAGTACCGCCGGTCTACGTATCACCCAAGTCGGCGGAAGAGTTGAGGAAAGAGCTGTTATAG
- a CDS encoding ATP-binding protein, giving the protein MGRKLDEQQLERTKLFVGRNRELGALREWLDDPEAPFRVYSISGMGGIGKTSLMAEMLQTAKKRDVTGIWLDGRFCAPTPVGFLDYVSATVGLEKWEQPLPHPLQPFWEASPQRRIILCIDNFESVTLLEGWLLEVFFPKLPAQGIAIVLASRPSLSPAWKTHPAWGRQIVELPLSHFSFEETVAFLASTGSFRQELAGEMARATDGHPLSLALNVEAALRQKSWSVRDNLVVSQTISAHLLRELTLPELQPMVDVLITLQHANQEMLSLVLDEPVTVHQYQSLQGMSFIQTEPDGLALHDVARMHLLRDFGQREPQRLDDLRNKAASILYQKLQSAERGKRRSIASQLLLLCKSAFPLDKLYFDFSADTLISPMQQIQASDLPALHELLRHWCSYSVDPWQSEPYYRFLDEIAIHFPESIVVIRGDDGQPVGMFITVLLHKETSRILARYFPAEIQECCTPEELSCEPDQADTYFAVLGTATDQLPGYTREELVGLLTLDRLSLLGEGTRAVLVATNPDLKMTLQQLGFRLRPTRTRDCDTSFAQADVLELDLRQERFGDWAMSFFRQPEPLHTATDTALVTEKQVRSMLSSLLSPAELHTYVEYFPEMVSGAQLQKHLLSLIEGQLEGLSQTDQQLLKAAYVTHANNMIAAALACNMSRATFYRHLRSAVSHLAWILNH; this is encoded by the coding sequence ATGGGACGAAAACTGGACGAGCAGCAGTTGGAGAGAACGAAACTGTTTGTCGGGAGGAACCGGGAACTAGGGGCATTGCGCGAGTGGCTGGATGATCCGGAGGCACCTTTTCGCGTCTATTCCATTTCCGGAATGGGCGGCATCGGCAAAACCTCACTGATGGCCGAAATGCTGCAAACCGCCAAAAAGCGTGACGTTACAGGTATCTGGCTGGACGGACGTTTTTGTGCACCGACTCCTGTTGGCTTTCTTGATTATGTATCGGCCACAGTCGGTCTGGAAAAGTGGGAACAGCCGCTTCCTCACCCTCTCCAGCCTTTTTGGGAAGCGAGTCCGCAGCGCCGCATCATCCTTTGTATCGATAACTTTGAGAGTGTCACCCTGTTGGAGGGCTGGCTGCTGGAGGTTTTTTTCCCCAAGCTCCCCGCCCAGGGAATCGCCATCGTCCTGGCGTCTCGTCCCTCTCTCTCCCCCGCCTGGAAAACCCACCCGGCATGGGGAAGACAGATCGTGGAGCTCCCGCTTTCCCACTTTTCGTTTGAGGAAACGGTTGCCTTCCTCGCTTCCACTGGTTCGTTCCGTCAGGAATTAGCGGGCGAGATGGCTCGAGCGACCGATGGTCATCCGCTCTCGCTCGCGCTTAATGTGGAGGCGGCACTCCGGCAAAAAAGCTGGTCTGTCCGCGACAATCTGGTCGTCTCCCAGACGATCAGCGCCCATCTTCTGCGGGAATTGACACTGCCGGAGCTGCAGCCGATGGTGGATGTCCTGATCACTCTGCAGCATGCCAACCAGGAGATGCTCTCCCTGGTTTTGGACGAGCCCGTTACGGTCCATCAATACCAAAGCCTGCAGGGAATGTCGTTCATTCAGACGGAACCGGATGGACTTGCCCTGCATGATGTCGCCCGAATGCACCTGCTGCGCGATTTTGGACAGCGTGAGCCACAGCGGCTGGATGATTTGCGCAACAAGGCTGCGTCGATTTTGTATCAGAAGCTGCAATCCGCTGAACGGGGAAAACGGAGGAGTATCGCCTCGCAGCTTCTGCTGCTTTGCAAATCTGCTTTTCCTTTGGATAAATTGTACTTTGATTTCTCGGCTGATACGCTAATCTCACCCATGCAGCAGATACAGGCATCAGACCTCCCTGCGCTGCATGAGCTCCTCCGCCACTGGTGCAGCTACAGTGTAGATCCGTGGCAGTCCGAGCCTTACTACCGGTTTCTCGATGAAATCGCCATTCACTTTCCGGAAAGCATTGTCGTCATACGCGGGGATGACGGCCAGCCTGTCGGGATGTTCATCACGGTGCTGCTGCACAAGGAAACGAGCCGCATCCTGGCTCGCTATTTCCCCGCTGAGATTCAGGAGTGCTGCACGCCGGAGGAGCTTTCCTGTGAGCCAGACCAGGCTGATACCTACTTCGCAGTATTGGGAACAGCAACAGACCAGCTTCCGGGCTACACGCGCGAGGAGCTGGTCGGACTTTTGACGCTGGATCGCCTTTCTTTGCTCGGAGAGGGAACACGTGCAGTCCTGGTCGCGACCAATCCCGATCTGAAAATGACCCTGCAGCAGCTTGGCTTTCGTCTTCGTCCGACACGTACGCGCGATTGTGATACATCCTTCGCCCAAGCAGACGTACTGGAGCTGGACCTGCGTCAGGAGCGTTTCGGTGACTGGGCCATGTCCTTTTTTCGGCAACCGGAGCCGCTTCACACCGCAACGGACACAGCCCTGGTGACGGAGAAACAGGTGCGAAGCATGCTCTCTTCGCTGCTCTCGCCTGCAGAGCTTCACACCTACGTCGAGTATTTTCCGGAAATGGTCAGCGGAGCCCAGCTCCAAAAGCATCTCCTCTCTCTGATTGAGGGACAGCTTGAGGGCCTTTCGCAGACGGATCAGCAACTGTTGAAAGCAGCATATGTGACCCATGCGAACAATATGATTGCGGCCGCTCTTGCCTGCAATATGAGCCGGGCAACCTTTTACCGCCATCTGCGAAGCGCGGTTTCCCATCTGGCCTGGATTCTCAACCATTAG